One stretch of Thalassovita sp. DNA includes these proteins:
- a CDS encoding TatD family hydrolase, translating to MTETIQITDSHCHLDFPDFDEERDQIVARAVEAGVTRMVTICTKLEAEPRVRAIAEAYDPVFYAAGTHPMSAAEVPLVSVEDLVKLADHPKFVGIGESGLDYHYTADSAKVQQESLLIHIEAARRTKLPLIIHARSADEDMARILEGEYRNGAYSCVMHCYCSGPELAKTVLDLGFYLSMSGIATFPKSQEVRDIFASAPVDRILVETDSPYLAPKPFRGKRNEPGYSIHTAQVGAEVFGMDYADFAARTQENFDRLFWKAARYEAAA from the coding sequence ATGACCGAAACCATTCAGATCACTGACAGCCACTGCCACCTCGATTTCCCAGATTTCGATGAAGAGCGCGATCAGATCGTCGCCCGCGCTGTTGAGGCTGGCGTCACCCGCATGGTCACCATCTGCACCAAGCTGGAGGCCGAGCCGCGCGTGCGCGCCATCGCTGAGGCCTATGATCCGGTGTTCTACGCCGCGGGCACCCATCCGATGTCTGCAGCGGAGGTGCCGCTGGTCTCGGTTGAGGATCTGGTCAAGCTGGCCGATCACCCCAAATTTGTTGGCATCGGTGAAAGTGGACTGGACTATCATTACACCGCGGACAGCGCCAAGGTGCAGCAGGAGAGTCTGCTGATCCATATCGAGGCTGCGCGCCGCACCAAACTGCCGCTGATCATTCACGCCCGTTCCGCGGATGAGGATATGGCCCGCATTCTGGAAGGCGAATACCGCAACGGCGCCTATTCCTGCGTGATGCATTGCTACTGTTCCGGCCCTGAGCTGGCGAAAACCGTGTTGGACCTGGGCTTCTACCTGTCGATGTCGGGGATCGCGACCTTCCCGAAATCACAAGAGGTGCGCGATATCTTTGCGAGCGCCCCGGTGGACCGCATTCTGGTGGAAACTGACAGCCCCTATCTGGCCCCCAAGCCGTTCCGCGGCAAACGCAATGAACCGGGCTATTCCATCCACACCGCACAGGTCGGGGCCGAGGTTTTTGGCATGGATTATGCGGATTTCGCCGCCCGCACGCAGGAAAACTTTGACCGGCTGTTCTGGAAGGCCGCCCGCTATGAGGCCGCCGCCTGA
- a CDS encoding MBL fold metallo-hydrolase: MAELRFTILGCGSSGGVPRIGGIWGECDPNNPKNTRRRCSMMVERVTDQGTTRVLIDTTPDMRLQLLDAGVGELDAVLWTHAHADHVHGLDDLRMVVFNMRRRLPVWADGDTQNALLSRFGYAFVQPEGSPYPPILDMHTIDGDVTIEGAGGAITFTPFEVNHGSIDSLGFRIKGLAYLPDVAKIPDDALPHLEDLDVWVLDALRRSPHPTHFDLATALEWIEKMQPKRGVLTNMHVDLDYETLEAETADHISVAYDGMVITLPD; this comes from the coding sequence ATGGCTGAGCTGCGGTTTACCATTCTGGGCTGCGGCTCCTCCGGTGGGGTGCCGCGCATTGGCGGCATCTGGGGGGAATGTGATCCAAATAACCCCAAAAACACCCGCCGCCGCTGTTCCATGATGGTAGAGCGCGTGACCGATCAAGGCACCACCCGGGTGCTGATCGACACCACACCCGATATGCGCCTGCAGCTGCTGGATGCCGGCGTTGGTGAGTTGGATGCGGTGCTGTGGACCCATGCCCATGCCGATCACGTGCATGGTTTGGATGACCTGCGCATGGTTGTTTTCAACATGCGCCGCCGCCTGCCCGTCTGGGCGGACGGTGATACCCAAAACGCGCTGCTGTCGCGGTTCGGCTATGCCTTTGTGCAACCCGAGGGCAGCCCCTATCCGCCGATTTTGGACATGCACACCATTGATGGCGATGTGACGATTGAGGGCGCAGGCGGTGCCATCACCTTCACCCCGTTTGAGGTGAACCACGGCAGCATCGACTCGCTGGGCTTCCGGATCAAAGGGCTGGCCTACCTGCCGGATGTGGCCAAGATCCCTGACGACGCCTTGCCCCATTTGGAAGACCTGGATGTCTGGGTGCTGGATGCGCTGCGCCGCTCACCGCACCCGACGCATTTTGATCTGGCCACCGCGCTGGAGTGGATCGAAAAGATGCAACCCAAGCGCGGCGTCTTGACAAATATGCACGTAGATCTTGACTATGAGACGCTGGAAGCCGAAACCGCTGACCATATCTCCGTGGCCTATGACGGTATGGTGATCACACTGCCAGACTAA